Genomic DNA from Gaiellales bacterium:
CTCGAGCTTCACGAGGCTGACGAAGCGGCGGGCGTAGACGGCGGTCGCGCTCAATGCGCTGTGGGCTGGTCGAGCAGGAGCCGCAGCCCGTGGTCGAGGGCGGGAGCGATGGCGTCGAAGAGCTCGCCGCAGGCCTTCGGGCTGCCGGGCAGGTTCACGATCAGGGCGGAGCCGCAGATGCCGCTCCTGCCGCGCGACAGCATGCCGTGGGGCGAGATCGCCGTCGAGACGGCGCGCATGTGCTCGTCGAGGCCCGGCGTCGGCCGCTCGATCACGCCCTCCGTGGCCTCGGGCGTCACGTCACGCGGGGCGAAGCCGGTGCCGCCGGTCGTGAGGACGAGGTCGGCGACGCCGGCCAGGTGGAGAAGCGCGTCGGCGATGTCGCCCCGGTCGTCCGGGACGATGCCGTGTCCCGTGATCTCGAAGCCGGCGCCGCGAAGGCGCTCCTCGAGCACCGCTCCGCTCGTGTCCTCGCGAGTGCCGGCGACGACGCCGTCGGAGACGGTCAGCACCGCCGCCCTCACGGCTCGGCCCGCCGCCAGTGCCCGCTCTTGCCGCCCGACTTCTCCACCAGCTGCGCGTCCCTGATCGAGATGGCCGGGTCAAGCCCCTTGGTCATGTCGTAGACGGTCAGGGCGGCGGCGACCGCGGCCGTCAGCGCCTCCATCTCGACGCCGGTCTGGGCGGTCGTCTCGGCCGCGGCGACGATGGCGACGCCGCCGTCGGCCAGCTCCGGCGTCACCTCCACCATGGTCAGCGGCAGGGGATGGCACAGCGGCACGATGTCCGGGGTGTGCTTGGCGGCCATGATGCCGGCGATCCGGGCGGCGGCGAGGACGTCGCCCTTGGGCAGCGTCCCCGAGGCGATCCGCTCGCGGACGTGCTCCGGCATCGCGACGTGGGCGTGGGCCACGGCCCGGCGCCGCGTCGCCGGCTTGTCGCCGACGTCGATCATGCGGATCTCGCCCATGCGGGCGGAAGTCTACGGACTGGGAAGGCGGAAGGGGCCTGGCCCCATCATGGGGCCTGGCCCCGCCTCAGCTGCGCAGGAACGGCCGCAGGGCGCGGGCGTAGGCGCGGGCGCCGCGGCCGTCCGGGTCGCGGCGGGGGTTGCCGCAGCACACGCTCACGCCGACCACGCGGCCGGTGGCGGCGAGCGCGGCCATCTCGGCGTCGAGCCGCTCACCGCTCCAGCCGCCGGGGGCGGGGAAGTCGACGCCGGGGGCGTCGGCCGGGTCGAGCACGTCGCCGTCGAGGTGGAGGTGGATCGGGGCGTCGTCCGGCAGACCGGCCAGCGCAGCGGCCACGTCGTCTGCGACGACGAGCTGCGAGCGCTCGATCGCGGCCCGCTCGCCCGGGTCGAGGTCGCGGGCGCCGACGAGCGCGGCCCGCGCCTCCGGCAGGGCCGGGTCGAGCCCGGCCGCCCGGCGCAGGCGGTCGTGGCACCAGCCCAGGAGCACCGCAAAGGGCATCCCGCCCAAGAAGCCGCTCGGTGACGTCTCGGGCGTGTTCAGGTCGCCGTGCGCGTCCACCCAGACGAGCACGAGATCGGGATTGGCCTCCCGAAGGCCGGCCGTGACCGCCGGGGTGAGCGTGCACTCGCCGAGCAGGACAAGCGGGTTTTGCCCGGCGCCGGCGACCGCGGACTGGATGTCGCCGAGGCCGGCGGCGAGCGCGTCCTCGGGCGGCGCCTCCATGTCGAGCTCGACCTTCGTGACGCCGTCGGCGCCGAGAGCGGCGGCCACGGCCGGCGGCCCCTCCTCCATGCCGGCGCCGTGGAACCGGCTGCACCACGGCACCTGGACGACGGCGCTCACCGCTCGACGGCCTCCGGCCGGGCGCGGGCGAGGTCGTCCATCAGCGAGTCGACCCAGCGGGCGATGTCATTCTCGCGCACCTGTGCCCGCAGGCCTTCGATGCGGCGGCGGCGCTCGTCGGCGGGCATGACGAGGGCCGTGTGGATCGCGTCCGCCTGCTCCTGCAGGTCGAACGGGTTCACGGTCAGCGCGTACTCGCCCAGCTCCGGGTGAGCGCCGGCGTTCTCGGACAGGATCAGCACCCCGTCGCGGTCGTTCACGAGCGGCGCCTCCTTGGCGATCAGGTTCATGCCGTCGAAGATCGCGTTCACGAGCAGCACGTCGTACTCCGCGTAGCCCGCGACCGCCTCCGGGAAGTTGTCCGAGATGCGCAGGTCGACCGCCTGCCAGTCGTTCGTCGTGTAGAAGCGGTCGTTGACCGTCCGGGCCGCCCGCTGGATGGCGCCCATGTACTCGGTGTACTCGGGGATGTCCTGCCGCGACGGATCGAGCTTGGCGAGCAGGGTCACGCGGCCCTCCCACTCGGGGTGGTCGGAGAGGAAGAGCTCGAACGCCTGCATGCCGCGGACGACGTTCTTGGACGGGTCGGTGCGATCGACGCGGAGCACGACCTTCTCGGGCCGCCACTCCTTGAGCGCCTCGCGCTCCGCCTGCACCGCCTCGCTCGCCGCCAGCCGGTCGAACTCCTCGGGATCGACCGAGATCGGCCGGCTCACCACCCGCACCTTCCGGCCGCGGAAATGCACCGTCGCCGCCTCGGCGTCGACCTTCGCGTCGGTGAAATGCGCCACCGAGGCCAGGAAGTTGCGGACATAGCGGGGGGTGTGCAGGCCGATCACGTCGCAGGCGAGCATCGACTCGTGGATCGTGGTGCGGATGTCGGGCGGAAGCACGCGCCAGTAGTCCGGCATCGGCCAGGGGATGTGCGAGAAGTGTTGGATGACGGCGTCCGGCACGCGCTCGCGGATGGACGCCGGCGCGACGAACAGGTGATAGTCCTGGAGCAGCACCGGCGGCAGGTCGCCCTCGGCCGCTTCGAGCTCGGCCACGACGGCGTCGGCGAACCGCTGGTTCACGGGCACGTAGCCGGCGTCCCAGGCCAGGCGCACGTTGCGGTCGACCGACGGCTCCGTGGCGAGGCCCCACAGGTAGTGGTGGATGAACCACAGCACCGGGTTCGCGAAGACGTTGTAGTAGCGGTCGTACTCCTCGCGGTCGTGCACGACCAGGCGCACGGTCAGGTCGCCGTCGCGATAGGGCCCCTCCTCGGCCACCTCGGCGTCCACGTCCGAGAGCGCGCTCGCGATCCACGTCACCGGCCGCACCGCCGCCAGGCCGCTGAGGGCGGTGACGAGCCCGCCGCCCCCGCGCACCGCCTCGATCTGGCCGTCGGGCCCGCGCGAGAAGCGGCACGGCCCGCGGTTCGAGACGATCAGCAGCGGCTGGCCGGCCATGCCCGCACCCTAGCGCCCCGGATCAAATCGGGGTCAGACCCCGAACGTCGGACGTGACACTTCCGCTGCAGTTCCGTTCGGGGTCTGACCCCGATCAGCCGGAGATGATCTCGAGCTCGGCCTGGTCGCCGTCGCCGGCCATGCGGTGCATCAGCGCGAGCCAGTCGCGTAGCAGCCGCGGCGTCAGGAAGCGGCGGCGGACGTGCTCCTTGGCCCGGCGGGTCATCTCGCGGGTCGAGCCGGGATCGGCGAGGATCTGGAGCACCCGCTCGGCGCACTCCTCGGCCGACGAGACCAGGTAGCCGGTCTGCCCGTCGTCGATCTGGGCAACGATGCCGCCGACGTTTCCGCCGATCGTCGGCCGCGCCTTCCACAGCGCCTCCGAGACGGTCAGGCCGAAGCCCTCCCGGATCGACTTCTGGATGCACACTTCGGCGTACACCTGGAACGCGTTCACCTCGACGGCGCCCACGTTGTTCAGGTTCGAGAACATGTAGATGTCCGGATCCTCCTCGCAGTAGTCGCGAGTGGTGTTCCAGAACTCCCAGCCCTCGGGGTCGTCGTGCGCCATCGAGCCGACCAGCGCCAGCTGGACGTCGCGGTGGGTCTCCTTGACGATCCGGTAGGCGTCGATCACGCCCATCGGGTCCTTCCACGGGTCGAAGCGCGACACCTGGAGCAGCAGCGGCCGGCTGACGTCGATGCCGAACTGGTCGACGATGTAGGCCGCGTCGTCGCTCGAGAGGGCCATGTTCTTCGGCGCCAGCGGGTCGATCGCAGGCGGCCAGATGACGGCCTCGGCCAGCCCGGCGCCGCGGGGCACGTAGGCCGGCATGTGGAAGATACAGGCGTCGTAGGCGGCCAGGCGCGGCGAGATGAACTCGAGCACCTCCGGGTTCGGCGTCGAGAGGTCGATGTGGCAGCGCCACACCCAGCGCGGCTTGGTCGTCTCGACGTACTCGCGCATCGCCAGCGGCTGCGGGTCGTGGACGACGATCACATCCCACTCGTCGGCGTCGGTGAGGGCGTCGGCGTTCAGCTTGTTGTACCCCTCGAAGATCGCCTTCTGGTGGTCGGTGATCCCCTTCTCGTCGCCCTGGAGGGCGTTGTGCATCGTCTTCGTGACGTCGTAGAACTCGTCGCGGCCGTCGATCACGCGCCATTCTGCGTCGAGGCCGGCGTCGATCATGAGCGGGATGAGCGTGTAGTTGATCTCGGCCACGCCCCCGCCGAACGCCGTGGCCGACAGGTGCAGGATGCGCTTGCCCTGCAAGGAATCGGCGAGGCGCTTGATCTCCTCGGCGAGCGTCCGCCCGATCAGCGAGTTGTAGTCGGCGAGCGACTTGTGCCCAACGTTGACCCTCTGCATGCCGCGCGAAAACTTAGCAACATCACCGGTCGCGGCCCAAACCATCGGCCGGGAGCCGCAGCGCGAAGCTCGAGCCGTCGTCCCCCGACGAGACCGCGATCTCGCCTCCCATGCGCTGCGCCAGCTCGCCCGCGATGGCCAGGCCGAGGCCGCTGCCGGAGGCGTTGCCCTGCGGCCCGCGCCAGAAGCGCTCGAACAGGTGCCGCTGCGAGTCGGCGTCGATTCCGGGCCCGTCGTCGGAGACGGTGAGGCTGACATGGCCGTCGTCGGCGCCGACCGCGACGCGCACCTGGGTGCCCTCCGGGTTGTGGCGCACGGCGTTGTCGACCAGCACCCGGCCGATCTGCTGCACGCGCTGCTCGTCGCCGATCCCGTGAGGCAGGCCGCGCGGCGGCCGCGCCAGCACGACCCGGCTGCCGTGGCGGGCGGCCAGGCCGCGGAACTCGCGCACGAGGCCGCGGGCGGCGGCGGCCAGGTCGACGGGCTCGCTGCCGACCTCGACCGCGCCGGAGTCGAGCCGGGACAGGTCGAGCAGGTCGGTCGCAAGCTTCGTCAGCCGCGACACCTGCTCGCGCATCGTGAGGACGAACTCCTCGCGGGTGGCCGGATCGAGATCCTCCTCCGCCATGAGCTCGAGGAACCCGCCGAGCGAGAAGAGCGGCGTGCGCAGCTCGTGCGAGGCGTTGGCGATGAAGTCCTTCCGGGCACGGTCGACCTGGGCCAGCCGCTCCTGCATCATGTCGAACGAGCGGGACAGACGGCCGAGCTCGTCGGGGCTGTCGTCGCCGATCGGCTGGTCGAAGCGGCCGGCGGCGATGCGGCTCGACGCCGCCTCGAGCTTCCCCAGCCGGCGCGACACCGCCAGCGCAAGGCCCCAGCCCACGATCGTCGCGACGGTCAGCGCGAGCGCTGTCGCGATCAGGATCCGCCGCTCGACCAGCGTTGCCGCCGTGTTCACGTCGCCCACCCCCTGCGAGAGCAGGACGACCCCCTCATTGCCCTTCTTGGCGCTGTTCATCGGAAACGCGACCACGACACCGCCACCGCGGGTGCGGCCCTGCCCGATCCCACCGTGCAGAGCCGTGCGGACGATGCGGCTGCCCCGCGCCAGGACGGGCGCCGGCCCGCCACGCACGGGCCCGAGCTTCCCCGACAGCGGATCGCGGTAATAGCCGCTGCCGGTGCCGTTGGCGAGGTGGGCTGCATGCTGGATCGCGCGGCGCACGTGCTTCCCCTTGTAGAAGGCAGCCTTCAGTCCGGGCGCATTCTGCTGGCCGTGCGCGATCACCACGAGGTGCGCCTGGCGATCGGCGATCAGGTTCTGGCGCAGGCTGGGGACGACGTAGAGGAACACGACGCCCATCGCGCACGCGACCACCCCGGTGAGCACCACCACCAGCCGGAACCGCAGCGAGCGGGCGAAGTTCATGGCCGCGTCAAGCGGTGTCGCGGAAGCGGTAGCCGACGCCGCGCACGGTGAAGATGTAGACGGGCTCGCGCGGATCCGGCTCGATCTTCTCGCGCAGGTGCCGGATGTGGACGTCGATCGTGCGCGGCTCGCGGTACGCAGAGTCGCCCCAGACCGCCTCGAGCAGCGCCTGGCGGGTGTAGACGCGGCCGGGGTGGAGCGCGAGCGTGTGCAGCACCTCGAACTCGACGTAGGTGAGCTGCACCGGCGCGCCGTGCACCGTCACCGTGCGCTTGGCCGGGTCGATGGCGAGCCCGTCGGCGACGATGGCGCCGTCGGACTGCTCGCGCCGCTCGGCCACGAGCGTGGCCCGCCGCAGCACCGCTCGGATCCTGCTTCGGAACTCGCGGATCGAGAACGGCTTGGTGATGTAGTCGTCGGCGCCGAGCTCGAGGCCGAGCACCTTGTCGACCTCGTCGTCGCGGGCCGTGAGCATGATGATCGGGACGGCCGAGTCGGTGCGCAGCCGCCGGCACACCTCGAGCCCGTCGAGCCGCGGGAGCATCACGTCGAGCACGACCAGGTCGACGGGCTGCTCCGCGAAGCGCTTCAGCGCCTCCTCGCCGTCGCGCGCCTGCACGACCCGATATCCCTCCCGCTGGAGCGGATATGTGAGCAGCTTCTGGATCGACTCCTCGTCGTCCACGAGCATGATCGTGGCTTCGGTCTGCATGCGCTCCCGAATCGTACGCGACCCCGTCGTCGGCGCCCCTGTCGAGCCCTAACTGCGACCCGTCGCGTGTGCTATAAACGCCGCTTCGGTGGCTGCCCCCGCACGCAGAAGGCCCGTTCGGCGCGGGCCGCACCGACCGCTCGTGTCGTGGCCGCTCCACGCGCTTCTGCTCGGTGTCTCGCTGCTCGTGCCGCTGATCGCGCTGCTGACGCTCTACCAGCCCGCGGCGCCGCTGCCACCGGCCTCCCCGCTCCAGTTCAGCGGCAGCGCGGCCGGCAACCTGACCGGGCGACTGGCCACCGCCGAGCGGGACACCGCCGGCGCCTGCTGCGAGCCCGGGAGCCCGGGCGACCTGGCCGCCGCCGACTGGGTCGAGACGAACCTGGAGCAGTTCGATCCGACGCCGCACCGGATCGTCTTTGCGACCGATCTGCCCTGGCAGTCCCAGCCGGTGCCGATGGCCGACGTGATCGCCTACCGGCCCGGACACTCCCGCGAGATCGTGGCCGTGATCGTGCACCGGGACGGGTCCGACGCCACCGACCTGGCGGGGACCGGCATCCTGGTCGAGCTCGGGCATGTGCTCCAGAGCGTGCCGCACGACCGCGGCATCGCCCTGGTCTCGACCGACGGCGGCACGACCGGCGGCCAGGGCGCGACGGCCCTCGCGCAGCACTGGCCGCCCGCGAAGCGGATCGTGGCCGCGATCGTGATCACATCCGCCGCCGGGCCGGCCGACACCCCGCTTCGGATCGTCACCCGGCCCGGCGCGCCCCGGGGCGTGTCGCCGACGCTCTACGCCGCGACCCGGCAGTCGATCTCGACCTGGTACGGAAGCGCGGCCGGCATCCCCGGCGCCTACGACCAGCTGTCGGGCTACGGCGTCCCCTACGCGCCCGGCGAGCAGGGCACGCTCCTCGCACACGGGCTCTCCGCGCTGGCGATCAGCGCCGAGCCGGGCCACGCCGCCACCGGGCCGCTCGCGAACCTCGACACCGGCCAGCTCGGCCGGCTGGGGACGACCGTCGCGAACCTGGTGGCCGAGCTCGACAGCGCCCCCACGATCGAGCGCGACGGCTCGCCGGTGCTGCTGCTCTCCGGCAAGGTGATGCGCGGGTGGCTGGCCGAGGCGTCGATGGCGATCCTCGTCGCCCCGTTCGTCGCATGCGTGCTCGACCTGGTCGCCCGGCTGCGGCGGCGGCGTGTGCCGCTGACGCCCGGGCTGATCGCGTTCGCCTGGCGCGCAGCCGCGTGGCTCGTCACCCTGGCGGCGATGTGGCTGCTCGCGGCCGCTCCCGGCCGGCTCCTGCCCGGCACGGCCGTGCCGCCCCTGCCCGGCCGGACAGGGGCGACGACGACGGGCATCCTGATCGCGTTCGGCGCCGGGCTGCTCTTCTGGCGCTTCGTCACCCGGCCCCGGCTCGTCCGCGGTCCGACGACGACGGGCGAGGAGCGGGTCGGCGGGCTCGCCGGAGGGCTGCTCGGGCTGATGCTGGCGACACTCCTGCTCACCGCGGTCAACCCCTTCGCGCTGATCGTGGTGCTGCCGGCGGCGCACATCTGGCTCTATCTGCCCGCCGCGGCCCGGTCGGGGCGGCGCCTGCTCCTGCTCGTCTACCTGCTCGGCTTCATCGGGCCCTTCGCGCTCATGGTCGAGATGTGGGCGGCGCAGGGGCTCGGCTCCGACACGTTCCGGGCCCTGATCGCGATGACGGCGAGCGGCTACCTGGCGCCGGCGGTGTCGCTCTGCTTCGCGCTCGCGGCCGCGGCGGCCGCGCAGCTCGGCGCGCTGGTGGCCGGCAGATACGCCGCGCCGCACGCGCCCGTTCGCGGCGGCGGCCCGCGCCTGACGCTATAACAGAGAAGGATGGCCACCACCGGCACCGACAAGGACGTGGCCCAGGGCACGGAGGCGGTACCGCCCGAACCGGCCGGTAAGCCCCGGCGGCGCCGGATGCACCGGTTCGGCACCGTCCTCATGGTCGTGGGGACGCTCGTGATCGTGTACGCGGGCGTGATCCTGTTCTGGGGCGACCCGATCACGGCGCTGTACGCCGACTGGCGCCAGCACGAGCTGTCGCACACGCTCAACTCCGAGATCGACCACTGGAAGCCGGATCCGGCCGTCGCGGCGGCGATCCAGGCGCACGGGCAGGCGGACGCGCGCACACGCGCGACGGAGCTCCGGTCGCTGCGCGCGGACGCGGCGAAGTTCTCCCACGAGGTGAAGGGCGGCCAGCCGTTCGGCCGGCTCACGATCGGCCGCATCGGCCTCTCGGTGGTGGTGGTGCAGGGCACCGACTGGCTGCACGACCTCAGCCAGGGCCCCGGGCACTACGCCAACACGCACTTCCCCGGCCAGGGCACGACGGTGGCGATCGCCGGCCACCGCACCACGTTCGGCGCCTGGTTCCGGCACATCAACGACATCCGAAACGGCGACTGGATCACGCTCCAGATGCCGTACGCGACGTTCCACTACCGCGTCCAGTACCACCAGGTGGTGCCGAACACCGACTGGAAGATCATCCGCCCGCAGGGCTACGAGCGGCTCGTGCTGTCGGCCTGCCACCCGCTCTACTCCTCGTCGCACCGCTGGATCGTCTACGCCCGCGGCATGTCGGCGACGCTCCGCGGCGGCGCGACGGTCTCGCTCACCAGCTAAGCGGGGTCAGACCCCGAACGCCGGCCGTTGCACGTCCGTTGCACTTTCGTTCGGGGTCTGACCCCGGTTAGCGGATCGGGACGTACTCCACGAGGTCGCCGGCGGCGGCCTCGCCGTCGCCGGCGTCGATGAGCGCGATCGCGTCCGCCCCGGCGGCGTGGACGATCAGGTGCGAGTCCTGCGGCCCGAGCGGGTGCAGCTGCATGCCCTCCGCCGAGGCGGAGAGGCGACAGCGGACGGCGTGGTCGCGCATGCGCAGCCGCTCGATGGGCTCGGCCAGCCGCGCGACCGGCCGCTCCGGCTCGTGGCCGTGCTGGAGCGCCGCGAGGGCGGGGCGCAGAAAGAGCTCGAAGCAGACGAGGCTCGACACCGGGTTCCCGGGCAGGCCGAACACGAGCGCGCCGTTCTCCGCCACCCCGAACCAGAGCGGCTTGCCCGGCTTGTGCGCCAGCCGCCAGAACACCTCGCGCACGCCGAGCGCCGCCATCGCCGGCTTCACGTGGTCGTGCGGCCCGACCGAGACGCCGCCGGACGAGACGACCACGTCGGCGGCGGCGATCGCGCGTGCGAACGCCTCGCGGGTCGCCTCGCGGTCGTCCACCACGATGCTCGCAGCCACCACCTCGGCGCCCGCGGTGCGGGCCTGGGCGACGATCGAGGTCATGTTCGACTCGTAGATCTGGCCCGGCTCGAGCGGCTGCCCCACCCGGACGAGCTCGCTGCCCGTGGCGAGCACCGCCACGCGCGGGCGCCGCGCCACGGTGACCGTGCCGACACCCGTCGCCGAGATCGCCGCCAGGAGCGCGGGCGCGAGCCGCGTCCCGGCCGCGCCGACCAGGTCGCCCTCGCGCACATCGCCGCCCCGCTCGCGCACGTGGGCGCCGACCCGCGGCGGATCGGCCACGAGCCGGCCGTCCTCCTCGCGGGCGACCTCGACCGGCACCACCGAATCGGCGCCCTCCGGGAGCGGCGCGCCCGTGGCGATCCCCGCCGCGCTTCCCGGCGGCAGCGGCCGCGGCCGGTCGCCGGCGCCGAGCCGGAACGCGATCGGCACCCCGCCGTCGCGCAGGTCGGCGGCCCGGACGGTGTAGCCGTCCATGGCCGAGGTGTCGAACGGCGGCAGGCTCACGGCGGCGCGGACGTCGGCGGCGAGCACCCGGCCGGCCAGGTCGGCCGACACGGCCACCTCCTCGACCGGGAGCGCGGGCGTGTGCTCCAGGATCAGACGCAGGCCCTCGGCGGGGCGGAGCAGCGGCGGGCTGGACGGCGGCGAGCTCACGCTGTGAGGATCAGCGGCCGGCCGCGGCGGACGATGATCGAGTGCTCGACGTGGGCCGACCGGCGGCCGTCGTCCGTCGTCACCGTCCAGCCGTCACCGCCGGGCCGGGTGGAGCGGGTGCGGGTCGAGATGATCGGCTCGATGGTGATCACGAGCCCGTCGGTCAGCCGGGCGCCCTGGCCGGCGACGCCGAAGTTGGGGACGCTCGGCGGCTCGTGGATGGCCCGGCCGATGCCGTGCCCGGCCAGCTCGCGCAGGACGCGGAAGCCGCGCCGCTCGATCTCGGCCTCGACGGCCGCCCCGACTGCGCCGGTGGTCGACCCCGCCCGGGCGACGGCGATCCCGGCGGCGAGGCCCGCCTCGGCAGCGGCGACGAGGTCGGCGTCCTCCTGCGCCACCGGCGGCACCGGCACCGTCACGGCCGCATCGGCCATATAGCCGCGCAGCTCGGCGGTGACGTCGAGCTTGACGAGGTCACCCGCCGCGATCCGGCGCGTGCCGGGGATGCCGTGCACGGCCTCGTCGTTCACGCTGATGCAGGTGACGCCGGGGAAGTCGTAGGCCAGCTGCGGCGCCGAGCGGGCGCCGTGGCGGGCGAACACCTCGGCGGCGGCCCGGTCGAGCTCCGCGGTGGTCGCGCCGGGTCGCACCAGCGCGCGCATGCGGGCGAGCGCCTCGGTCACGACCCGCCCGGCGGCGAGCAGCGCCTGCACGTCCTTGCGGGAGCCGACCGACATCAGGTCGTCGGCGGCGGATTGCTGGTCGGCGGCGGGCTCGTGCTCGTCGGCGGCGGGTTGGTCCCCGACGTGCCGCCGCCGCTCGAGCCGCCGCCCGAGAAGCCGCCGCTGCCGCCCCCGGTGCTGGACGAGCCGCCGCCGTGCGTCTTCTTGGTGGTAGTGGTCGGCAGGCTGAACTGGGACGTGAACGGCCGGTACTGCACCGGGTTCAGCGGCGTCGTCTCCCACGGGGTGGGCGGGAACTTCCCGGGCTCGTTCGTGAATGCGGCCGCGGCGAACAGGCGCCAGATGGTGGCCGGATAGCCGCCGCCGAACGCCGGGCCCGGGATCGTTCCGCCAAGGCTCTCCATCGGGATCTCGCCCTGCGGATAGCCGACCCAGACGCAGGCCGCCAGGTTCGGCGTGTAGCCGCAGAACCAGGCGTCGGTGTGGTTGTCGGTCGTCCCCGTCTTGCCGGCCTGGGCGCGGTACAGCGACGAATTCGAAAGCGCCACGTTCGCGCCCGTGCCGGTGCAGCACGAGTGCACGTTGGCATCGAGGTACTGGGTCACCTGCCACGGAGCCCCGTCCGCAAGCACGCGATGGCCCTTGTTCTTCGCGGCCGGCGTGACGACCGGCTTGCCGTTGAACGGCACCACCTTCGTGAACGCGAGCATCGGCCGGCGCACGCCCATCGCCGCGATGGTGGCGTAGGCGTGGGTCATGTCGAGCGGGGAGACGCCGCCCGCGCCCAGGATCACCGACGGGGTCTCGGGTAGGCGGTCGGAGGGAGGAATGCCGAGCTTGTAGGCCATGTTGGCCACCTTGTCGGCGCCGACGTCGATCGCCAGGCGCGCGTAGACGGCGTTCACCGACTCCTCGAGCGCCGTCGAGAGCGGGAGCACCGCCGAGGTCGCGGGCTCGGCGTTGTTCACCGTCCAGTAGTCGTTCGGCGCCGACGGGAAGGGCACGATCGGCTGGTTCACGAGCGGCGCCGTCGAGTACAGGGTCGTGTTCGGGTCGATGCC
This window encodes:
- the map gene encoding type I methionyl aminopeptidase; translation: MSVGSRKDVQALLAAGRVVTEALARMRALVRPGATTAELDRAAAEVFARHGARSAPQLAYDFPGVTCISVNDEAVHGIPGTRRIAAGDLVKLDVTAELRGYMADAAVTVPVPPVAQEDADLVAAAEAGLAAGIAVARAGSTTGAVGAAVEAEIERRGFRVLRELAGHGIGRAIHEPPSVPNFGVAGQGARLTDGLVITIEPIISTRTRSTRPGGDGWTVTTDDGRRSAHVEHSIIVRRGRPLILTA